One window from the genome of Diabrotica virgifera virgifera chromosome 6, PGI_DIABVI_V3a encodes:
- the LOC126885954 gene encoding uncharacterized protein LOC126885954: protein MCAFKAEHLLVDELDYELKIRDIMPEESTTVDKKRNLLRGALKQEAGNRSFLQISAVSLPFEEQQKGITETLDSLSKKIEKFRGTVKDTEYARLTSRLGHISARVHLLHCPSEEQEPFKRSVSLKILTLEGELDSRVNPIATSTPNASVNVPSFTYSKPVQVHKWGISFSGEKQHTDVMSFLERVECLRISRGVSEEDLFAASAELFTGTAFTWFMNNRGNFSCWSDLIKKLKSDFLPYSFQDDLLDQIKNHKQKPGESVTMFINTILGMCSRLDTPLSDLAKIKIILKCLLPFYHQQLALMDIQNIDDLTIKCKRLEETLSWSSQPPSTSRSSSNSSSQPTSFRQRSWLNKGHEHNVSVVSSLVCWNCDQPGHPFYNCGIPQNRIFCHGCGRENTLKRNCSKCSGNDTSEVRPLNVSPSNIQSGNQTPSSNETAGPSTSSNPNPSSRKGKGVSFKKAAHTTKQN from the coding sequence atgtgtgcttttaaagcagaacatcttctggtggatgaattggattatgaattaaagattcgggacataatgccagaggagtcgacaactgtcgataaaaaacgcaatcttttgagaggtgctttgaaacaagaagctggcaatagaagttttctccaaatttcagctgtatcccttccttttgaggaacaacaaaaaggaatcactgaaacattggacagcttgtctaaaaaaatcgaaaagtttaggggaactgtaaaggatacagagtatgcgcgattaacatctcgtctaggccatatttctgcccgtgtacacttgctacactgtccttctgaagaacaggaaccgttcaagaggtctgtttctcttaaaatattaacactagagggtgaacttgattctagagttaaccccattgctacctctactcctaatgcttcagtcaatgtacctagctttacgtactccaaacctgttcaagtacacaaatggggtatttcattttcaggtgaaaaacagcacactgatgtgatgtcatttttggaaagggttgaatgtcttcgaatatctagaggtgtttctgaagaggatttgtttgctgcttctgctgagttgttcaccgggaccgcttttacatggtttatgaataacaggggtaatttttcttgttggtctgatctgattaaaaagttgaagtcagattttcttccgtattcattccaggatgatttattagatcaaattaagaatcataagcagaaacctggggaatctgttactatgtttattaatactatattaggtatgtgtagtcgtttagacactcctttgtcagatttagctaaaattaaaatcatccttaaatgtctattgcccttttatcatcaacaattagctcttatggacattcagaacattgatgaccttactataaaatgcaaacgtttggaggaaacgttatcctggtcttctcaacctccatccacatctcgatcctcttctaactcttcttctcagccaacttcctttaggcaacgttcttggctaaataagggtcatgaacataatgtttcggttgttagttctcttgtctgctggaattgtgatcagcctggtcacccattttacaattgtgggattcctcaaaatcgtattttctgccatggttgtggccgagagaacacccttaaaagaaactgttctaagtgttcgggaaacgacacgtcggaggtccgtcccctgaacgtttctccgtccaacatccaatcagggaatcaaaccccatcgtcaaacgaaactgctggaccaagcacatccagcaacccaaacccatcttcacgaaaagggaaaggggtgtcgttcaagaaagcagcacacaccacaaaacaaaattaa